From a region of the Alkalicoccobacillus plakortidis genome:
- a CDS encoding potassium channel family protein: MKKQFIVIGLGRFGSSLTQTLVEGGHEVLAVDKDIDLVQNLASTATHVIQADATDEGVLRELGAGNFQHAIVAIGENLQSSILITLLLKEMNIPKVTVKAKNVIYGNVLAKIGADQVVFPERDMGIRLGRQLSSENIIDYIELSTDYNLVEMNAQATMNGYSIIELDVRAKYGLNIMAIKSGNDVNISPKAEDIIKAGDILLLIGSNQEIRALERNYDKI, from the coding sequence TTGAAAAAACAATTTATCGTCATTGGGCTAGGACGCTTTGGAAGTAGTTTAACTCAAACGTTGGTGGAAGGAGGTCATGAAGTATTAGCAGTTGATAAAGATATTGATTTAGTACAAAACCTTGCTTCCACAGCCACCCACGTTATTCAAGCAGACGCTACAGACGAGGGAGTTTTAAGAGAGCTTGGAGCAGGAAATTTTCAACATGCTATTGTAGCGATAGGTGAGAATCTCCAATCGAGTATTTTAATAACATTACTTTTGAAAGAGATGAACATCCCAAAAGTCACAGTAAAAGCCAAAAACGTCATATATGGAAATGTGCTTGCTAAAATTGGAGCTGATCAGGTTGTGTTCCCTGAAAGAGATATGGGGATTCGTCTAGGCAGACAATTAAGTTCCGAAAATATAATTGATTATATTGAACTTTCAACTGATTATAACTTGGTTGAAATGAACGCCCAAGCTACCATGAATGGATATTCTATTATAGAATTAGACGTTAGGGCAAAGTATGGGTTGAATATTATGGCAATTAAATCAGGGAATGACGTTAATATCTCACCTAAAGCAGAAGACATCATTAAGGCAGGGGATATTCTGTTATTGATAGGTTCAAATCAAGAAATAAGGGCTTTGGAACGTAACTATGACAAAATATGA
- a CDS encoding manganese catalase family protein yields the protein MYYYKEELINIVKPAQPDPAAAKVLQEILGGHYGEMRTMMQYFFQSSNFRGKEKQFKDLIRGVFLEEIAHVELVQNTINALLDESGASGVGSQADDGAPLDDAIKQEANPHHYIIGAQASLPVDAAGNPWNGSWVYSHGNLVADLLNNVVLESTGVLQKTRIYEMSSNPTFRETLGFLIVRDNAHQNAFAKALETLGVEWGKLFPVPNYDINKYPECRRFVDLGYHNVQFNFRLDETRMAEILHGQTPSRNGGEFSVTPPPEGFPVPELSDMPNEHSPGLNDLNN from the coding sequence ATGTATTATTACAAGGAAGAACTTATTAATATTGTTAAACCTGCTCAACCCGATCCTGCTGCTGCCAAAGTATTGCAGGAGATACTTGGAGGACATTATGGGGAGATGCGTACTATGATGCAATATTTCTTTCAAAGCTCTAATTTTAGAGGGAAAGAAAAACAATTTAAAGATCTAATACGTGGCGTTTTTCTTGAAGAGATCGCGCACGTTGAGCTCGTTCAAAATACAATTAACGCTTTATTAGATGAATCAGGTGCAAGTGGAGTAGGGAGTCAGGCTGATGACGGTGCTCCACTGGATGATGCTATAAAGCAAGAAGCTAATCCTCACCATTACATAATTGGAGCTCAGGCATCTCTTCCAGTGGATGCTGCGGGAAACCCTTGGAATGGGTCTTGGGTCTATAGTCATGGTAATCTTGTTGCTGATTTATTGAATAATGTTGTTTTGGAATCTACAGGTGTTTTACAAAAAACAAGGATTTATGAGATGAGTAGTAATCCAACATTCCGAGAAACGCTTGGTTTCTTAATTGTACGTGATAATGCCCATCAAAATGCATTTGCGAAAGCACTTGAAACATTAGGCGTTGAGTGGGGTAAGTTGTTCCCAGTTCCGAACTATGATATCAACAAATATCCAGAGTGTAGAAGATTTGTTGATCTTGGATATCATAATGTTCAATTCAATTTTCGATTGGATGAGACAAGAATGGCTGAGATTCTACACGGACAAACACCTAGTAGAAATGGTGGTGAATTTTCTGTCACTCCTCCACCTGAGGGTTTCCCAGTACCAGAGCTATCTGATATGCCAAACGAGCACAGTCCAGGTCTTAATGACTTAAATAATTAA
- a CDS encoding GerAB/ArcD/ProY family transporter → MTQVKDISLPQFFWFFVQAQVGAGLFTLPYVVFQEANTDGWISVLLAWTIFTVHDYRSLVYIRKLPASYILYIS, encoded by the coding sequence ATGACTCAGGTTAAAGATATTAGTCTCCCACAATTTTTTTGGTTCTTCGTTCAAGCTCAAGTTGGTGCTGGTCTTTTCACACTACCATACGTTGTTTTTCAAGAAGCCAATACTGATGGGTGGATTTCTGTTCTATTAGCTTGGACTATTTTCACAGTTCATGATTATCGTTCTCTGGTTTATATCCGCAAGCTACCCGCATCTTACATTTTATACATATCTTAA
- the ytvI gene encoding sporulation integral membrane protein YtvI — protein MFSLVNQKYLKFIIISLIIIILVYFILPVSYPILLAFVVALILTPIVRYLTIVLKIKRVFSVTIVFLLFFLFLIGLIYLTITQVISQGVQFFENLPSYITNINEGWNTVISGLETSFSDFPDIVFSSINDQINYFLEEMRSTVNQLDIISTVTVGLAKIPGYLISFIVFLITLFLFLIEMPRLKKFINNNLSKDMNERFQFMIARFSKVISGFLKAQFLVSIPIFLISLIGLLFISPKVALTMAIVIWIIDFIPLIGSIVILAPWATYLLLVGDNSTGIQLLVLAGILLIIRRTIEPKVMGNQIGLSPLATLISMYLGAQLLGITGLVLGPLIIIGFNTAKEAKIIKFPSGT, from the coding sequence TTGTTTTCATTAGTTAATCAAAAGTATCTAAAGTTCATTATTATTAGTTTAATTATTATTATCTTAGTTTATTTTATTCTCCCGGTTTCATATCCAATTTTGTTAGCTTTTGTTGTGGCACTTATATTAACACCGATTGTAAGGTATCTTACAATTGTTTTGAAAATAAAACGTGTATTTTCAGTTACAATTGTATTTCTACTGTTTTTTTTATTTTTAATTGGTCTTATTTATTTGACAATAACTCAAGTGATATCTCAAGGAGTTCAGTTCTTTGAAAATCTTCCTTCTTATATTACCAACATTAATGAGGGGTGGAATACAGTAATATCAGGACTAGAAACAAGTTTTTCTGATTTTCCTGATATCGTATTTTCATCAATAAATGACCAAATTAATTATTTTCTTGAAGAGATGAGATCGACAGTGAACCAGTTGGATATCATTTCAACGGTAACGGTCGGGTTAGCGAAAATACCTGGTTACTTAATATCTTTTATTGTATTTTTGATTACTTTGTTTTTGTTTTTAATTGAGATGCCAAGACTAAAGAAATTCATAAACAATAACCTGTCAAAGGACATGAACGAACGGTTTCAGTTTATGATCGCACGATTTTCGAAAGTTATCTCAGGTTTTTTAAAGGCACAATTTCTTGTGAGCATACCTATATTCTTAATTTCCTTAATTGGTCTGTTATTTATTTCACCAAAAGTAGCTCTCACGATGGCGATCGTAATTTGGATTATAGATTTCATTCCTCTTATTGGTTCGATAGTCATATTAGCACCTTGGGCAACCTATCTTTTATTGGTAGGGGACAATAGTACTGGCATACAACTCTTGGTTTTAGCTGGTATTCTTTTAATAATAAGAAGAACAATCGAGCCGAAAGTAATGGGAAATCAAATAGGTTTGTCGCCATTAGCAACTTTAATTTCAATGTACTTAGGAGCACAATTATTAGGAATAACCGGGTTAGTATTAGGTCCTTTAATAATAATAGGATTTAATACTGCAAAAGAAGCAAAGATTATAAAGTTCCCAAGTGGAACTTAG
- a CDS encoding potassium channel family protein: MAKETKKQVAVIGLGRFGGSVCKELYKTGYEVLAIDRNTEKINQYVDFSTHAIQMDTTDEEALSNAGIKNCSHVVVAIGNDIQSSILTTLILKELDIPNVWTKAQNQYHHKVLERIGADRIIHPEYDMGIRVAQNMVAEKIIDYIDLSDDYSIAELFATPIVNGKTLASLDLRRKYKINVLAIKRDNRLTVSPMPEDTIQTNDLLIIIGLKKDVKRFQEKGL; encoded by the coding sequence ATGGCCAAAGAGACCAAAAAACAAGTAGCTGTCATTGGATTAGGTAGGTTTGGAGGTAGTGTATGTAAAGAACTGTATAAAACGGGATACGAAGTTCTTGCGATCGATCGTAACACTGAAAAGATTAACCAATACGTCGATTTCTCTACCCATGCTATTCAAATGGACACGACAGATGAGGAAGCTCTTAGTAATGCTGGCATTAAAAACTGTAGCCATGTCGTTGTAGCGATTGGTAATGATATTCAATCAAGTATTCTTACTACACTTATCTTAAAAGAATTAGACATTCCTAATGTTTGGACAAAAGCACAAAACCAGTATCACCATAAAGTATTAGAGAGAATTGGAGCAGACCGAATTATACACCCTGAGTATGATATGGGGATTAGAGTAGCTCAAAATATGGTCGCAGAAAAGATAATTGATTATATTGACCTCTCAGATGATTATAGTATTGCAGAACTTTTCGCTACTCCAATCGTCAATGGGAAAACATTAGCTTCTTTAGATTTAAGAAGAAAATATAAGATTAATGTTCTTGCTATAAAAAGAGACAATCGATTAACTGTTTCACCCATGCCAGAAGATACGATTCAAACAAATGATTTATTAATTATTATAGGACTAAAAAAAGATGTTAAACGTTTCCAAGAGAAAGGTCTTTAG
- a CDS encoding TrkH family potassium uptake protein, with protein MTKYDKKDYLKFNMKSIVSKLSPPQLIMIVFFILIIIGTALLMLPVSSSGPHSVTFLDALFTATSAICVNGLVVVDTGLTYSTFGQGIIMILIQIGGLGFMTLGVIIAIVLGKRIGLKQRLIIQQTTHSNSSSGLVKLCLYIACIAFVFEAVAVCVLTTRWMAELGLKDAFFHASFYSISAFNNAGFSIWSDSLSEFIDDPVVNLTIMGLFISGGLGYIVIVEIFRKRNWKKLTLHSKIVLVSSGALLLTGFLLIYALESMNPDTFGQLTWSERLWSGWFQSATARSAGFNTIDINSMLSSSQLVLILLMFIGASSGGTGGGIKTTTFFVLLLATFTTFRGGGQIHAFERKIPSETIMRALAVVISSLSFVFLVALLLTVTEGIHEEHFMEVLFEATSAFSTAGLSMGLTSELSSVGKCIVIVTMFIGRLGPLTLAYALAKKKRKSKLGYAEDQVLIG; from the coding sequence ATGACAAAATATGATAAGAAAGATTACTTGAAATTTAATATGAAATCTATCGTAAGCAAATTAAGTCCTCCACAATTAATTATGATTGTATTTTTTATATTAATAATTATTGGTACTGCATTATTAATGCTACCTGTATCATCTTCAGGACCTCATTCTGTAACATTCTTAGATGCGCTTTTTACTGCAACGTCTGCGATTTGTGTAAATGGGTTAGTCGTAGTGGATACTGGGCTGACCTATTCTACTTTTGGACAAGGTATTATTATGATTCTTATTCAAATTGGTGGACTTGGGTTTATGACTTTAGGGGTTATTATTGCAATTGTTCTTGGTAAAAGAATTGGTTTAAAGCAAAGGCTAATTATCCAACAGACAACACACTCAAATTCTTCGTCTGGGTTAGTTAAGCTTTGTTTATACATTGCCTGTATTGCGTTTGTATTTGAAGCAGTGGCTGTTTGTGTATTAACAACCCGTTGGATGGCAGAATTGGGACTTAAAGACGCTTTTTTTCACGCAAGTTTTTATTCTATTTCAGCATTTAACAACGCTGGCTTTTCAATTTGGTCAGATAGTCTATCTGAATTTATAGATGATCCAGTTGTTAACCTAACAATTATGGGGTTATTTATAAGTGGGGGACTAGGTTATATTGTAATTGTAGAGATCTTTAGAAAAAGAAATTGGAAAAAGCTAACTCTACATTCTAAAATCGTTCTTGTAAGCTCTGGTGCATTGCTACTTACGGGCTTTTTATTAATATACGCACTCGAATCGATGAATCCAGATACATTTGGTCAGTTAACTTGGTCTGAACGTTTATGGTCTGGTTGGTTTCAAAGTGCGACCGCTAGAAGTGCGGGTTTTAATACTATTGATATAAATAGTATGTTATCCTCATCTCAGCTAGTATTAATCCTTTTGATGTTTATTGGTGCATCCTCAGGCGGAACAGGTGGAGGAATTAAAACGACAACATTTTTTGTCTTATTATTAGCTACTTTTACTACATTCCGTGGCGGTGGACAAATTCATGCATTTGAACGTAAAATTCCGAGTGAAACAATTATGCGAGCATTAGCAGTAGTTATCAGTTCTTTATCATTTGTTTTTTTAGTCGCTTTGCTTTTGACTGTTACTGAAGGAATACATGAAGAACATTTTATGGAAGTATTATTCGAAGCAACATCTGCTTTTAGCACAGCTGGTCTTTCGATGGGACTAACTAGTGAACTGAGTTCAGTCGGTAAATGTATTGTGATTGTTACGATGTTTATAGGGAGACTAGGACCACTTACATTAGCTTATGCCCTAGCAAAAAAGAAAAGGAAGTCAAAACTCGGATATGCAGAGGATCAGGTGTTAATAGGATAA
- a CDS encoding VOC family protein, with the protein MLKLGAIFIPVTDVKKSVEWYKDVLELNHVGNWQGDEGADFYFNSEKQYVTLVKLNENQPTKFLTNSEYQNTYYNFTTDNIEELHRRLSQKGAKVTEIYDDGAIYAFEFYDLDENKLGVVVDK; encoded by the coding sequence ATGTTAAAATTAGGAGCTATTTTTATTCCGGTAACTGATGTAAAAAAATCTGTAGAATGGTATAAGGATGTCCTTGAATTAAATCATGTTGGGAATTGGCAAGGAGATGAAGGAGCGGATTTTTATTTTAACTCAGAAAAGCAATATGTAACCCTTGTAAAGTTAAATGAAAATCAACCAACAAAGTTTCTTACTAATTCTGAGTATCAAAATACTTACTATAATTTCACTACAGATAATATTGAGGAATTACACAGAAGGTTAAGCCAAAAAGGCGCAAAGGTAACAGAGATTTATGATGATGGAGCAATTTATGCATTTGAATTTTATGATCTAGATGAGAATAAATTGGGCGT
- a CDS encoding alpha/beta fold hydrolase has protein sequence MERRIETFCKNGLTLEYSIIGKGEPILIMHGGHSNCNEEFGYKALIDNGFSIITPSRPGYGNSSKEVGKSLAIACEFYMELLNHLNINKVHLIAMSAGGPSGLCFASKYQNVVCSLTLQSAVTKEWLTIKDKEYKAARILFHPRTEKYTWKLISSVNNLFPQFIFNQMFPSFSKLTRDEAMNELSKEDVEEIRKMNNRQRSGHGFLIDLSQINELSTENLQAITCPTLIMHSKHDSSVPLEHPYFAHEKISNSELHLLDTWGHLIWLGKSKRNTDEILMDFLKSHNMFNHY, from the coding sequence ATGGAAAGAAGAATAGAGACATTCTGTAAAAATGGGTTAACTCTTGAGTATTCTATTATAGGTAAGGGAGAACCTATACTAATTATGCACGGAGGTCATTCGAATTGTAATGAAGAGTTCGGGTATAAGGCTTTAATAGATAATGGTTTCTCTATCATTACTCCTTCTAGACCAGGATATGGAAATTCATCAAAAGAAGTGGGCAAAAGCCTAGCCATTGCATGTGAGTTTTATATGGAGTTACTAAATCATTTGAATATTAATAAAGTTCATCTTATCGCAATGTCCGCAGGTGGTCCTAGTGGTTTATGTTTCGCTTCTAAATATCAAAACGTAGTTTGTTCGCTTACTTTACAATCAGCTGTTACAAAGGAATGGCTTACTATCAAAGATAAAGAATATAAAGCAGCGAGAATTTTATTTCACCCAAGAACTGAAAAGTACACATGGAAATTAATATCTTCAGTAAATAATTTATTTCCTCAATTCATTTTTAATCAAATGTTTCCTTCCTTTAGCAAATTAACACGAGATGAAGCAATGAATGAGTTAAGCAAAGAGGATGTTGAAGAAATAAGAAAAATGAATAATCGACAACGGTCCGGTCACGGATTTCTTATTGATCTTTCACAAATAAATGAATTATCTACCGAGAATTTACAAGCTATCACCTGCCCTACTCTTATTATGCACAGTAAGCATGACAGCTCAGTACCGTTAGAACATCCTTACTTTGCACATGAAAAAATATCTAACTCAGAACTACATTTACTTGATACATGGGGACATCTAATCTGGCTAGGAAAATCCAAAAGAAATACGGATGAAATTCTTATGGATTTCCTTAAATCTCATAACATGTTTAATCATTATTGA
- a CDS encoding TrkH family potassium uptake protein: MEILKKLLFHRSPPQTLALGFLITILMGTILLSLPYSTHAPISLLNAFFTATSATTVTGLVVLDTGADFTRFGQVVIMTMMQIGGIGLMTFTIFIVLLLGKKIGLKDRLLVQESFNQHSTGGMVKLVKLVFIFAISMELLATIILSIKWVPEYGWGEGLFTSLFHAVSAFNNAVSLWSDSLTSYKGDPLVNIVITFLFITGGIGFTVIYELISKRTFNHLSLHTKVMLVGTLIINVIATLLIFSLEYLNPNTLGSLPFIEKIWSSYFQAVTPRTAGFNSLDTGSMETSSLILTMVLMFIGAGSASTGSGIKLTTFLVTIIAVISYLRGRQEPVLYERTLPSSIIVRSLAIIVTSFLFVLSGIFLLSIVESASLLEISFEAFSAFGTVGLSMGLTSGLSTSGKLIICLLMFIGRIGPVTFAFALAKADKRKINYPKGDIFTG; this comes from the coding sequence ATGGAGATTCTAAAAAAGTTGCTCTTTCATAGATCTCCCCCTCAAACGTTAGCATTAGGTTTTCTGATTACAATCCTTATGGGAACCATCTTATTATCACTCCCATATTCAACTCACGCTCCAATATCTTTACTCAATGCCTTTTTTACGGCGACATCCGCAACAACGGTTACCGGACTTGTTGTTCTCGATACTGGTGCTGATTTCACGCGCTTTGGTCAAGTGGTCATCATGACCATGATGCAGATAGGTGGAATTGGCTTAATGACTTTTACGATCTTCATTGTGCTACTACTTGGAAAGAAAATTGGACTTAAGGATCGCTTATTAGTTCAGGAGTCCTTTAACCAACACTCTACCGGTGGTATGGTTAAGCTCGTTAAATTAGTTTTCATTTTTGCTATCAGTATGGAACTACTGGCGACGATCATCTTATCAATTAAATGGGTCCCTGAGTATGGGTGGGGAGAGGGTCTCTTTACAAGTTTATTTCATGCAGTATCAGCATTTAATAATGCTGTTTCTTTGTGGTCAGACAGCTTAACTAGTTACAAGGGCGACCCATTAGTTAATATAGTAATTACTTTTTTATTCATTACTGGAGGCATTGGCTTCACTGTTATTTACGAGTTAATTTCAAAACGTACGTTTAACCATTTATCACTTCACACCAAAGTGATGCTTGTAGGAACATTAATTATTAATGTTATTGCAACACTTTTGATTTTTAGTCTAGAATATCTAAATCCTAACACCTTAGGCAGCTTACCTTTCATTGAGAAAATATGGAGTTCCTATTTTCAAGCCGTCACCCCAAGAACTGCTGGTTTTAATTCACTTGATACCGGAAGTATGGAGACTAGTTCATTGATCTTAACCATGGTATTAATGTTCATAGGGGCAGGTAGTGCTTCTACTGGAAGTGGAATTAAGCTTACCACTTTTCTAGTAACGATCATTGCCGTGATTAGTTACTTACGAGGTAGACAAGAACCTGTCCTATATGAACGCACACTGCCTTCTAGTATTATTGTCCGCTCACTTGCAATAATTGTGACTAGCTTCCTATTTGTTCTAAGTGGTATATTTTTGCTTTCAATTGTTGAAAGTGCAAGCCTTCTTGAGATTTCTTTTGAAGCCTTTTCCGCATTTGGTACCGTAGGATTGTCCATGGGATTAACCTCTGGCTTATCGACTTCCGGGAAATTGATCATCTGTCTACTCATGTTTATAGGAAGAATTGGTCCTGTTACCTTTGCATTTGCTTTGGCAAAAGCAGACAAACGAAAAATTAATTATCCTAAAGGAGATATTTTCACAGGGTAA
- a CDS encoding GerAB/ArcD/ProY family transporter, translating into MIIVLWFISASYPHLTFYTYLKQVLGNIVGNFLILLYTFYFIFITITLLIFFNTLIGAWVLPNTPGIVKLILFIIPALYLLISPLKTIATFMTISSPFLLLAPICATFAFSDSEPLYLLPIFETDWIGIWKGALSSTFAMQGFLILPIIYPFVSGTSKEKLLTATYANIFVTIFYTFIVLACFIYFSPGQFNILPEPFLYMIKTISFTIFERVDLIFLACWSIIVLTTLTILLYASTTGLEIMFNKSKTKLFSIIIGSIVVILSNIPQNLLTIRRIFHFNEYADIVFAILISIFLLMYQKLLKYK; encoded by the coding sequence ATGATTATCGTTCTCTGGTTTATATCCGCAAGCTACCCGCATCTTACATTTTATACATATCTTAAACAAGTTTTAGGTAATATTGTGGGGAATTTTTTAATCCTACTATATACTTTTTATTTTATCTTTATTACCATCACGCTCTTAATTTTCTTTAATACACTTATAGGCGCTTGGGTGTTACCGAATACACCAGGGATTGTTAAATTAATACTTTTTATTATACCTGCTCTCTATCTTTTAATTAGTCCTCTCAAAACAATTGCAACTTTTATGACGATCTCTTCTCCTTTTCTTCTCTTAGCACCAATTTGCGCTACGTTTGCATTTTCAGATTCAGAACCCCTTTATCTTTTGCCTATATTTGAGACAGATTGGATTGGGATTTGGAAAGGTGCATTATCTAGTACTTTTGCTATGCAGGGATTTCTTATACTACCAATTATATATCCATTCGTAAGTGGAACCAGTAAGGAAAAATTGCTAACAGCAACTTATGCAAATATTTTTGTCACAATCTTTTATACATTTATCGTTCTCGCATGTTTTATCTATTTTAGTCCGGGTCAATTTAATATTCTTCCTGAACCTTTTTTATATATGATTAAAACCATTTCATTTACTATTTTTGAACGGGTTGATCTAATTTTTTTAGCATGTTGGTCTATTATCGTGTTAACAACATTAACCATTCTACTTTACGCGTCTACAACCGGTTTGGAGATCATGTTCAATAAAAGTAAAACAAAACTTTTTTCAATTATAATTGGATCTATTGTGGTTATTTTAAGTAACATCCCTCAAAATTTATTAACAATTCGACGAATTTTTCATTTTAATGAATATGCTGACATCGTCTTTGCTATTCTCATTTCGATCTTTCTTTTAATGTACCAAAAATTATTGAAGTACAAATGA
- a CDS encoding DUF3231 family protein encodes MGILSGNPQDEPMHYGEVFSTWNFVLMGNKAIAEAQVLLNHVGDHDLKKLLQESVEAGQAEVKKVSDLLKENGIAVSPSAPEPPAVDLNDIPVGARFLDPDIAASASEKLAAGLVTCSTIMGQSIREDIAMMFGQFHISKAALGAKYLKLIKEKGWLIPPPLHQSPKEK; translated from the coding sequence ATGGGAATCTTAAGCGGTAATCCACAAGACGAACCAATGCATTATGGTGAAGTATTTAGCACTTGGAATTTTGTATTGATGGGGAATAAAGCCATTGCCGAAGCGCAAGTTTTATTGAACCATGTAGGAGATCATGACCTAAAAAAACTATTGCAAGAGTCAGTAGAAGCAGGACAAGCCGAAGTAAAAAAAGTATCAGATTTATTAAAAGAGAACGGGATTGCCGTTTCACCTTCTGCACCAGAACCACCGGCAGTTGATCTAAATGACATTCCTGTAGGTGCAAGGTTTTTAGATCCAGATATCGCTGCATCTGCATCAGAGAAACTCGCAGCAGGTTTAGTAACATGTAGCACAATCATGGGACAATCTATTCGAGAAGACATTGCCATGATGTTCGGTCAATTCCATATTAGTAAAGCAGCACTTGGTGCTAAGTACTTAAAGCTAATAAAAGAAAAAGGATGGCTTATACCTCCTCCCCTTCATCAGAGTCCTAAAGAAAAGTAA